A single Micromonospora sp. CCTCC AA 2012012 DNA region contains:
- a CDS encoding DUF4259 domain-containing protein, which yields MGTWDSGPFDNDTAADWCGDLDDADVAKRPVLVREALNRAAGEDGYLNADIACEAIAAAAIVAAQQPGGQPITSPYAPDFLLNGGRLDLPDDLAVLAVRALDRIMAADSEWRDLWQDTNAGDVNPAFDTVRGLSRVLTA from the coding sequence GTGGGGACCTGGGACAGCGGACCGTTCGACAACGACACCGCTGCTGACTGGTGTGGTGACCTCGACGACGCCGACGTGGCCAAGCGCCCGGTGCTGGTCCGCGAGGCACTGAACCGAGCCGCTGGCGAGGACGGCTACCTGAACGCCGACATCGCCTGCGAGGCGATCGCCGCAGCCGCGATCGTGGCCGCGCAGCAGCCCGGCGGGCAGCCGATCACCTCCCCGTACGCGCCGGACTTCCTGCTGAACGGCGGCCGGCTCGATCTGCCCGACGACCTGGCGGTACTCGCAGTGAGGGCCCTCGACCGGATCATGGCCGCGGATTCCGAATGGCGCGACCTGTGGCAGGACACCAACGCCGGGGACGTCAACCCGGCCTTCGACACCGTCCGCGGCCTGAGCAGAGTCCTGACGGCGTAG